TCAATGATACCGTGATGCACCTAAGCAATGATAATCTGCCATTTGGAGGTGTAGGAAGTTCAGGAATTGGAAACTATCATGGAAAATACGGTTTTGATGCCTTTTCTCATCAGAAAGCTATCCTTGAAAAATTAACATGGGGAGAACCGAGTATTAAATATCCACCTTATTCTGAGAAAAAACTAAGCTGGATCAAAAAACTGTTATGATTATCTTCATTTTATCGAAGATTTTTGATTTAATAAATGAATTAGAATTTCAAGCAATAAAAAAGGTTGTCTCTATTAGAAACAACCTTTTTTATTTATCCTTTAGGCTTCCAAGTATTAAAGAACTCTTTTACCTTTTCTGAACTGTATCCTTTCCCCTCTTCAAATACATCACTTTGCTGAACCTTTATCATTTTACCATTTTGGTCCAAAACGATAAACACTGGGTATCCATATTTTTCACCAGGATTATCATATTGAGCAAAAACTTTTTCATTTTTATTATCCGGAGAAAAATTTAAATGATAATATAAAAAGTTTTTATCTACAATTCCTTTTAACTCAGGGCTTTCCTGTACAAAATTATTAAAACGAAGACACCAGATACACCAGTTTCCTCCGGCCTGGATCATAATATTTTTTCCCTCTTTTTTAGCTTGGGCAACCAGTTTCTTGATGTCTGCCTGAGCATCTGCTTTTGGGTTATAAGGCTTAGGAAGTTTAGCTTTTTCTTCAGCTGCTTTTTTCTTTGCATCCAATTCTTTCTGTTCCGTCGGTACAATAAGAGCTGTCTTTTGCTTCCCTTTGTCCGGGGAATTCTTTACATCCTGCGAAAAAGCAAAAGTGCTTAGTCCCAGAAAAGCGATCAATGTCAATTTTTTCATAACATAAAAATAAAAAAATAATACTTATCCCTCTGCAAAAATAGAACCATAATTTTATTATTACTAAATTTGCCTGTTTTATGAGCTTCTTAATTAAAATATTATATTTCATCTCAAAACTTCCGCTTAAAGTATTATATATTTTCTCGGACGTTATGTTCTTTCTAAACTACTATCTGGTAGGTTACAGAAAGGCAGTTATTACCCAAAACCTGAGAAACTCCTTTCCTGAAAAGTCTGAGGAGGAAATCCGAAAAATACGAAAGGCATTCTATCGTAATTTTTCCGATTATCTGGTAGAAACAATAAAATCATTCAGCATTTCTGAAACGGAATCCAGAGTAAGAATGCAGCACATCAACCAGGATGTGTTTCATGATATCCAAAAGGAGGGCAAAAATATTATTTTGCTGGCAGGACATGTTTTTAATTGGGAATGGATTAATGCCTTGGCAAGAATTGTTCCTCAAAAGCACTGTCACCCTGTATACAGGAAAGTAAACAGTGATTTTTGGGAAAACCAAATGAAGAAGGTCCGTAATAAATTCGGAAATGAGGCCCTGGAAGCTAATGAAGTGATTCTTAATATTTTTAGAAATAAAAATGACGGAGATTCTATTTATATGTTTGTGGCAGACCAAACTCCACATTCTTCCCACGTCAATTACGGACTAGAATTTCTTAACCAAAAAACTCCTGTCTTCATAGGCTATGATAAGCTGGCAACAAGAATGGATCTTGCCTTTATCTACTGTGAAATGAAGAAAGTAAAACGTGGCTACTATCAGGTCAATTACTATAGAATATATCCGGACAATGAAAAGTTTGTGGAACATGAGGTGGTAAAGAAGTTCCACAAAATGCTGGAAAACACTCTACACAAGCATCCGGACAATTATCTTTGGTCTCACAGGAAGTGGAAGTATCAGGATTCTATCAAGACCTATGATTCTGAAAAAAAATAGATTTACATGCAGAAAAAACTGGCTGTTGCCATCTTAAACTGGAACGGAAGAAACTGGCTTGAGAAATTTCTTCCAAGTGTAGTTCAATTTTCCCAAAATGCAGATATTTATGTCATTGACAATCTTTCTACTGATGATTCGCTAGAATTTTTGAGTAGTCAATTTCCCGGTGTAAAAATTATTAAAAACACTAGTAATCATGGTTTTGCAGGCGGTTATAATGAAGGGCTAAAGGAAATTAAGAATGAATATTACTGTCTTCTTAATTCTGATGTAGAAGTTACAGAAAACTGGATAGAGCCTGCACTGGAACTCCTTGAAAAAGATTCCTCAATCTCTGCAGTTCAACCAAAAATTTTATCTTACAACAATAAAAATTATTTTGAGTTTGCCGGAGCTGCCGGAGGATTGATTGATAACTTAGGCTATCCATACTGTAGAGGTCGTATTTTCGATGATCTGGAGGAAGATAAAGGACAATACGATGATGAAACAGAAATTTTCTGGGCTTCAGGATGTTGTTTTTTTATCCGTTCAAAAGATTTTTGGGAACAGAATGGTTTTGATGCAAGATTTTTTGCTCATCAGGAAGAAATTGATCTTTGCTGGAGGCTTATTAATTCAGGAAAAAAGATTTTTTATACCGGAACATCTAAAGTATATCATGTAGGAGGCGGAACTTTAAACAAACAAAGTGCCCAAAAGACTTATTTAAACATCAGAAACAACCTGTCTATGATGCTTAAAAACCTTCCTTTTCCTAAACTAATCTGGCTGATTTTTTTCAGGCTTTGTCTGGATGGAGTTGCCGGGATCTACTTTGGCTTAAAAAATGGATTCCCTCACCTTTGGGCTGTTGTAAGAGCTCATTTTGGCTTTTACGGACAACTTCCGGGTACATGGAAACTTCGTCAAAAACATCAGAAAGACAAATTCTACCAATCGGAATGGTTAATTTTTAAACATTTTTTGGGAGGAAAATAGAAGATAACAGGTTTATAGGTTGCAGATAATAGGTAATAAGAAAAATCATATGGGAAGCTTTTTCAGGAGAAAAAGTCAGAACTTCAATTAACTGTCAACTTTAAACCCAAAATTTTGAACATTAAACTAGAGAACCAGCAACTAGTAACAACATATAATTTAAAACAATGGATTTTTGTGCTATAGATTTTGAAACCGCTACTCATGAGAAAAGTTCTGCATGTGAGATGGGAATTTGTATTGTACAGGATTCTAAAATTGTAGAAACTAAAACGTGGCTGATTAAACCTCCAAGTTTTCCCTATTTTAATAAGTTCAATATTGCCGTGCACGGGATTCATCCGGAAGATGTGAAAGATGCACCTACCTTTGACGAAATATGGCATGAAGCTCAGGAAATGATGTACGGAACATTAATGATTGCTCACAACGCAGGTTTCGATGCATCTGTATTAAGGGGATGCCTGGAACATTATGGAATGTTTACGCCCAATCTGAACTATCTTTGTAGCATTCAGCTTGCGAAAAAATCATGGAATTATCTTCCAAAATACGGTTTAAAGCCTCTTGCTGAATATCATAACATTGATTTCAACCACCACAGAGCCGGAGCTGATGCAGAAGTGTGTGCAAAGATCTCTTTACTGGCATTTGAGAAACTCTTCCTCACCAGCAATGATGAAGTACAAGAGTATATGAAAGCAAAAATCAAAAGACTGTAGTAGTCATACAAATAAACCCGGGTTCTTGTTCTATAACTGATCTTTTGTCCTAATTTTTTTACGACAAAATCCATAATTAATACCATGTACTTTGTACATTTTTACATTGTATAAAAACAACTAGTTACTTAAAACTTCAGAGAGCAGATTAAACTTTGGAATGTCTATCTCGAAAGTTTCCTGTGTTTCCAGGTTTTTAACAAGGTATTTTCCGCTCATATTTCCTACTCCGGAACGAAGCATTACATTGGAAAAGTAAGCGAAATTTTCGCCGGTTCCGATCTCAGGAGTCAGACCTATTATTCCGTCACCTATGATCTCTGTGTATCCAAATCCTACATCGAAGATTAACCATTTTCTTTTCAATACTTTTATAGGAAAGCTTCCGTCATTTTCTATAGTAATATTGTATTTAAAAACATAACGGTTTTCGGATGGATAACTATTCTTGCTATCATATTCAGGTATTACTGAAACTTTGATATTGGAAGTCATTTTTGAAAACATCATTGTAGTATTTTCTAGATTAAATACAAAAATCTCGCCTTTTTAAGGCGAGATTATATATTTATATTATAATTTTATTAAAACTATAAACCAAGGCCTTTTCTTTCGTCACCCCCCATTAATATTTCAACAGGATTGTCGATACCTTCTTTTACCGCTACAAGGAACCCTACAGATTCTTTACCATCGATAATTCTGTGGTCATAAGACATTGCAACATACATCATTGGTCTGATTACAACTTGTCCGTCAACAGCAACTGGTCTCTGGATAATGTTGTGCATTCCAAGGATAGCAGATTGTGGAGGGTTGATGATTGGTGTAGATAACATAGATCCGAAAGTACCACCATTTGTAATCGTGAAAGTACCACCAGTCATTTCATCAACAGTAATCTTACCGTCTCTTACTTTTGTAGCAAGATCCTTGATGTTTGCTTCAACTCCACTGAAAGACATGTTTTCTGCATTTCTCAATACAGGAACCATTAATCCTTTAGGACCTGAAACTGCAATTGAAATATCGCAGAAATCATAGTTTATTTTGAAATCTCCATCGATAGATGCGTTTACATCCGGATACATTTGTAATGCTCTTGTCACTGCTTTTGTAAAGAAAGACATGAAACCAAGTCCTACTCCGTGTTTTTGAGCAAATTCTTCTTTATATAACTTTCTTAATCTGAAGATTTCAGACATGTCAACTTCGTTGAAAGTAGTTAACATCGCTGTTTCGTTCTTCACAGAAACTAATCTTTGAGCGATTTTTCTTCTTAGAACTGAAAGTTTAGTAGTTGTAGTCGTTCTAGCACCTGTAGCAGTCATAGGGCTTCCTCCTAATGCAGGAACAGCCGCTAATTCAGCATCAGTCTTAGTGATTCTTCCGTCTCTTCCAGTTCCTGAAACCTGACCTGCAGCCATTCCTTTTTCGTCAAGGATTTTCTTAGCAGCCGGAGATGGAGCCCCTGTTGCGTAAGTTTGTGGCGCAGCAACTGGTGCAGCTGGTTTTGGAGCCTCTTGTTTAGCTGGTTCAGCAGCCTTTGGAGCTTCTTCTGTCTTTGGAGCTTCAGCAGCAGGTGCACCACCTTCTGGTTTAGCAGCATCCATATCAATTAAACAAACTACCTGACCTACTTGTACTACATCACCTTCTTCTGCTTTTAAAGTGATGATACCACTTTGTTCTGCAGGTAATTCAAGAGTTGCTTTATCTGAGTCTACTTCAGCGATAGGTTGATCTTTTTCTACATAATCACCATCTTTTACAAGCCAAGTTGCAATTTCAACTTCTGTAATGGATTCTCCCGGTGAAGGAACTTTCATTTCTAAAACTGACATATTGAGTATTTTTTATTTTTTAATTGATTATTATTTTAATTAAGCTGTAACTGGTCTTTTTGCAGGCGCATCATCTCTATCGAAAACTCTGTTGATCACTGCATTTTGGTTTTTCTCAAACATTTTGTGGCTACCTGGAGCCGGAGCACCGCTTGGTACCGGAGAAACAACCTGGATTCCTGTATCTCTGAAGTTTCTTAGGATATAAGACCAAGCCCCCATGTTTTCTGGTTCTTCCTGAGCCCAAACCAATTGTGTTCTGTTCTCGTATTTGCTGAAGATAGCTTCAATAGCATCTGTCTGAAGCGGATATAATTGCTCGAATCTTACTAATGCAATATTTTCACAGTTTAATTCTTCTTTCTTCGCTAATAATTCGAAGTATAATTTACCTGAACAAAGAACTAATTTCTCTACTTTTTTAGGATCTGCAGTTGGATCATCTAAAATCGGCTGGAATGAACCTGTTGCAAAATCTTCAAGTGGAGAAACTACTTTCGGGTGTCTCAATAAAGATTTAGGGCTCATTACGATCAATGGTTTTCTGAATGCCCACTTCAATTGTCTTCTCAATAGGTGGAAGTAGTTGGCTGGTGAAGTAATGTTAGCAACTACCATATTTTCATTAGCACAAAGTGTTAAGAATCTCTCCAATCTTGCTGAAGAGTGTTCTGCACCCTGACCTTCTGAACCGTGAGGCAATAACATTACCAATCCGTTTTGAAGTTTCCATTTTTCTTCTGCAGCAGCTAAATACTGGTCAACGATGATCTGAGCTCCGTTCACGAAATCTCCGAACTGAGCTTCCCAGATTGTTAATGTATTTGGAGAAGCCATTGCATATCCATAGTCGAAACCTAGAACACCATATTCTGAAAGGTGAGAGTTGAATACATCAAATCTGCTTTCTGAAACATGTCTTAATGGGATATATTCTTCTTCTGTGTCTTCTGTTTTTACTACTGCATGTCTGTGAGAGAATGTTCCTCTTTCAACATCTTCCCCAGAGATTCTTACGTTGTGACCTTCTACAAGAAGTGTAGCATATGCTAACCACTCTCCTAACGCCCAGTCTAATGAATTTCCATTAATAGCCTTGATACGGTTTTCGAAAAGTCTTGTAATTTTATTGATGAATTTTTTATCTGCAGGAAGTGTAGACATTGTAAGGGCTAACTCTTTCAATTTAGCCAGGTCATATTTTGTATCAACCGGTAATTGAGTTACTCCTCTTTTTCCAATTGGATAATTTACCCAATCTTCAGCCATAAATAAATCCATTACGTTTTTCTCAATCTCCTTGGAAGCATCAAAGTCTTTATCTAAAAGAGCCTTGAAGTCAACTTCCATCTTTTTGATGATGTCATTAGAGATTACGCTATCGTTGATTAATTTATCTTTATAGATTTCTCTTGGGTTTGGATGCTTGGAAATAGCTTTGTAAAGATTAGGTTGTGTAAATCTTGGCTCATCTCCTTCGTTATGTCCATATTTTCTGTATCCTAAAAGGTCGATATAAACATCTTTTCCAAACTTAGCTCTGAAATCAGCAGCAAAATGGATCGCATGAACTACTGCTTCAGCATCGTCAGCATTTACGTGCATTACAGGAGATTCTGTAACTTTTGCAATGTCTGTACAGTATGTTGAAGATCTTGCGTCATGGAAGTTTGTGGTGAAAGATACCTGGTTGTTTACAACGATGTGAACAGTACCTCCTGTTCTGTATCCTTCAAGAGTCATCATCTGCGCTACTTCGTAAGCAATACCTTGTCCTGCAATAGCTCCATCTCCGTGAATGATGATTGGTAGTACTTTAGAATAATCTTTATACTTATCATCTACTTTTGCACGGCAGATTCCCTCTACAAGAGCGGCTACTGTTTCAAGGTGAGACGGGTTAGGAGTAAGGTTAATGCAAACTTCTTCTCCTGAAGCAGTTTTGATCTTTTTAGATGATCCTAAGTGATATTTAACGTCACCAGAGAATACATCCTCTTCGAATTCTTTTCCTTCAAATTCTGAGAAGATCTGCTTGTAAGATTTTCCGAAGATGTTTGATAATACATTTAATCTTCCTCTGTGGGCCATTCCTAATACTACTTCATCTACTCCTAATTGAGAAGATCTTGAGATCAACTGATCTAAAGCCGGGATTAACGACTCTCCTCCTTCTAGTGAGAATCTTTTCTGACCTACAAATTTTGTATGAAGATAGTTTTCAAAGGCAACAGCCTGATTTAATTTTAATAAGATTTCTGTTTTTTCATTTGCAGAAAGGCTTGCATGGTTTTCGTTTACCTGAAGCCATTTCTTAATGAAATCTTTTTCTTCAACATTGTTGATGTATGTATATTCTACTCCGATAGAATCACAGTAGATATTTTCCAGGTGCTTGATAAGATCAGCAAGAGTAGCAGGCTCTTTCATTCCTGTTTCAACTGCACAGTTGAATTTTGTATTTAAATCCTCTTTAGAAAGACCGAAGTTCTCGATGTCCAAAGTAGGTGTGTAGTGTCTTCTTTCTCTAACTGGATTCGTTTTTGTAAACAAGTGCCCTCTTGTTCTGTAAGCCTCGATAAGGTTTACTACTTTAAACTCTTTCTTAATGTGTTCAGGAACTTCTCCGTTTGTTACTGCCTGAGAAATTTGTTGTACTGCAGGAGCAGCGTTGGCCGGAGCCTGAATAAATTGGATGTTATCGTCATCTCCATAATTCTCCAAAGCAAAATCGAAGCCTTGAAAGAAAGCTTTCCATGATGGTTCTAAAGAATCTGGGAATTTTAAGTACTGTTGGTATAAATCCTCAATTAACTGAGAATGAGCTGCGTTTAGGAATGAAAATCTGTCCATTATTACAGTTTATCTATTTATTAAAATTTATTTGTAGAATTAATCTTCAAATTTAATAAAAAAAACCGAGTTAGAACAGTCTGAAACCGTTAAAAAAAATTAAGAAAAAAATTATTAAAAAAAAATCACTTATACACTGATAATGAGAGCTTCATGTTCACCACCTGTCCTTCCATCGGACGTTCAATAAAGGTCTGGCGGATATCTCCGAAGCGCATCTCATCTTTTTTGGCTTTCTGAATCAGCTGCTGAATGGCCTTAATTCGCCCTTCGTAGTTCCCTTTGTAGTACATTACGTAGTTTTGAGACGGGTTTACGGACCTAAAATTAAAGTTATTGTCAGACACCCCAATTTTCTTGGAAAGTGGAATTCCGAGGAAGTAAGAAACCTCCTTGTCTTTGTAATTATCCGCATCGGTCATCAGAATCGGATATCCGAATTCATCATCTCTTTTTCCAAGGTCCATTGTTACAAAATTATACACCTTGTTGTAGTTCATTACGATATTTTTGTAAAGAGCATCTTTCTTGTTGGAAGTACTTACATTAATTCCCAGCAATAGCTTATCCTCTTCATTTTCTACCATCAGACTGTCATACTTAATGGCAGCCATTTGATTGTCTTTTTCAACCTTATTTCCTAGTGCATTTTTAAGATTCACCATACTTTTGGTGATATTTTCAGCAAAACGATCCTCAGTCCAGAAGTTTTCTACTCTTCTCCAAACAGATAGCTTTGGAGTATGTACGTACCAGATTATTTTTGTTTTTTCAGCAGAAACAGGCTTAAATTTAACGTCAACCAGCGTTGGATTTTCATTTTTATCCTCAAAAAGTTGGTATTTTAAAGTCTTATTGAGGTTTTCATATCTGATGAACATTTCACCATCCGTATCATTTTTAGAATCCACGTAGCTGATGGCACTTCCCTGTCCTTCATAAGGCGTATAATAATCTATATCCATAGACTGTGAACTGGTGAAAAAATTATTCCACCTGGTAAAGCTCTGCAGGTTATTAAACTGTGCAAAGACTTTATCTACCGGATAATCAATTTCTTTTTCAACGGTGAAATTTTTGTTTTCATCCACAAAATAATACATGGAAGCAGCATACGCTCCACCCAAAAGAAGAAGAATTACAGTTATTATTTTAAAAATACGCATCGCACAAAAGTAATACAAATAAAAAAAGTGAACAATATGCTGTTCACTCTTGTTTTATGTTTAACAATAATTAACCTATATGAGTTCCCGGAGGAAGTACTGCTCCTTTTTTCACCACTACAATTCCGTCCTGTACAGAATGGGTTCCGTAGTCTCCATCAGGAATATGCTTTCCGCCAATGATCTTTACATTGTCACCAATATAGCAGTTTTTATCAAGGATTGCTTTTTCAATATAGCAGTATTTCCCTATTCCCATATTCGGGCGTCCGCTTCTGTCATTCATTACAATTTCAGTTGTATTTTGATAGAAATCTGCCCCCATCACATAGGAATTAACAATGGTACTTCCTTTGTCTATTCTTGTTCTGTTTCCAATCACGGAGTTTTCAATTTTATCTGCCATGATGATGCATCCGTCTCCGAAAACTGCCTTACTTACATAAGATCCATTAATTTTCGACGGTGGCAACATCCTTGCCCTTGTATAAATAGGCGAGGAAGAAAACAGATTAAATTGCGGAAGATCCAGGCAAAGATCCAGATTGGCTTCGTAGAATGATTCTATTGTCCCGATATCTGTCCAATATCCTTCGTACTGGTAACTTAAGGTCTTATATTTTCCGATGGAACTTGGGATAATGTCTTTTCCGAAATCATCGCCAGCTCCTTCACCAAACATCTTTTTCAGGATATTTTTGGTGAAAATATAAATTCCCATGGATGCTAAAAACTCTTTCCCTTTTTGCTTATTTTCATCTGAAACTTCAGATTTTAAGCCTTCCAGCGTATCATAGCCCGGCTTTTCATAGAAAGAGGTGATATTTCCTTCATCATCAGATTTTAAGATCCCGAAACCAGTGGCATCTTTAGCATTTACAGGGATTGTTGCAATGGTAAGATCTCCTCCGTTTTCGATATGAAAATCGAGCATTTCCCTAAAATCCATTTGATACAATTGATCTCCTGATAGGATTAAAATATAATCATAGTCATATTTTTCAAGATGCTTCATAGATTGACGCACCGCATCTGCCGTTCCCTGATACCAGCTTTCGTTTTCTACATTCTGCTCTGCAGCCAAAATATCTACAAAGCCCTTGCTAAAGATATCAAAGTGGTAAGAATTCTTAATATGAGAATTTAGGGAAGCTGAATTAAACTGGGTTAATACCAATATTTTATTCAGTCCTGAATTGAGACAGTTTGAAATGGGAATATCCACCAATCTGTATTTTCCTGCGATAGGTACAGCTGGTTTTGACCTTGTAAATGTTAAGGGGAATAATCTTGTTCCTCTGCCGCCTCCCAATACAATAGAGATTACATTTCGATTCATAATTATCTTGCGTTTTTTATTTTATTAAGTCAACTGTTCTACTCTGGGTATCTACGTTTACCCTGAAACAAATTTTATTTTCATATTTCAATTCCGGATTTAATACAGTTACTTCATATTTCCCAGGGTCTTTCAAAGCTGTTATTTCATTATTTACATCATCGAAAGAAACATTATAATCTCTCAGTTTATTCCGGAATAGTTTATTTACAATCAGAACATCCATTACATCGGCTCTTTTCATGGCATACTCCTCTATATCCTTATCATATCTTGCCTCCCAGTCTTTGCCATATTTTCTTGTAATAGCTGCCAGAGTTTTTTTATTGGCGTCGGCTATTTCTTTCAGTGTTTCATAACCAGTGGTACAGCCTCCGGCATCTACCCATTTTATCTTCCACTTTTCAGATATAGCATTGGTTGCTTCTTCTCCATACATATCCTTAAGACCTGCTCCATACAACCAAAAGTAGCCGTCACGAAGCCCATCATCTTCTTTTTTACAGGAAGACAACATGATTATGATCAGTAAAAAAGGAAAAACACGTGTCATATCAGCTATTATATAAAGCTAAATA
This genomic interval from Chryseobacterium joostei contains the following:
- a CDS encoding thioredoxin family protein gives rise to the protein MKKLTLIAFLGLSTFAFSQDVKNSPDKGKQKTALIVPTEQKELDAKKKAAEEKAKLPKPYNPKADAQADIKKLVAQAKKEGKNIMIQAGGNWCIWCLRFNNFVQESPELKGIVDKNFLYYHLNFSPDNKNEKVFAQYDNPGEKYGYPVFIVLDQNGKMIKVQQSDVFEEGKGYSSEKVKEFFNTWKPKG
- a CDS encoding lysophospholipid acyltransferase family protein gives rise to the protein MSFLIKILYFISKLPLKVLYIFSDVMFFLNYYLVGYRKAVITQNLRNSFPEKSEEEIRKIRKAFYRNFSDYLVETIKSFSISETESRVRMQHINQDVFHDIQKEGKNIILLAGHVFNWEWINALARIVPQKHCHPVYRKVNSDFWENQMKKVRNKFGNEALEANEVILNIFRNKNDGDSIYMFVADQTPHSSHVNYGLEFLNQKTPVFIGYDKLATRMDLAFIYCEMKKVKRGYYQVNYYRIYPDNEKFVEHEVVKKFHKMLENTLHKHPDNYLWSHRKWKYQDSIKTYDSEKK
- a CDS encoding glycosyltransferase family 2 protein; protein product: MQKKLAVAILNWNGRNWLEKFLPSVVQFSQNADIYVIDNLSTDDSLEFLSSQFPGVKIIKNTSNHGFAGGYNEGLKEIKNEYYCLLNSDVEVTENWIEPALELLEKDSSISAVQPKILSYNNKNYFEFAGAAGGLIDNLGYPYCRGRIFDDLEEDKGQYDDETEIFWASGCCFFIRSKDFWEQNGFDARFFAHQEEIDLCWRLINSGKKIFYTGTSKVYHVGGGTLNKQSAQKTYLNIRNNLSMMLKNLPFPKLIWLIFFRLCLDGVAGIYFGLKNGFPHLWAVVRAHFGFYGQLPGTWKLRQKHQKDKFYQSEWLIFKHFLGGK
- a CDS encoding 3'-5' exonuclease; the protein is MDFCAIDFETATHEKSSACEMGICIVQDSKIVETKTWLIKPPSFPYFNKFNIAVHGIHPEDVKDAPTFDEIWHEAQEMMYGTLMIAHNAGFDASVLRGCLEHYGMFTPNLNYLCSIQLAKKSWNYLPKYGLKPLAEYHNIDFNHHRAGADAEVCAKISLLAFEKLFLTSNDEVQEYMKAKIKRL
- the apaG gene encoding Co2+/Mg2+ efflux protein ApaG; the protein is MMFSKMTSNIKVSVIPEYDSKNSYPSENRYVFKYNITIENDGSFPIKVLKRKWLIFDVGFGYTEIIGDGIIGLTPEIGTGENFAYFSNVMLRSGVGNMSGKYLVKNLETQETFEIDIPKFNLLSEVLSN
- the odhB gene encoding 2-oxoglutarate dehydrogenase complex dihydrolipoyllysine-residue succinyltransferase; amino-acid sequence: MSVLEMKVPSPGESITEVEIATWLVKDGDYVEKDQPIAEVDSDKATLELPAEQSGIITLKAEEGDVVQVGQVVCLIDMDAAKPEGGAPAAEAPKTEEAPKAAEPAKQEAPKPAAPVAAPQTYATGAPSPAAKKILDEKGMAAGQVSGTGRDGRITKTDAELAAVPALGGSPMTATGARTTTTTKLSVLRRKIAQRLVSVKNETAMLTTFNEVDMSEIFRLRKLYKEEFAQKHGVGLGFMSFFTKAVTRALQMYPDVNASIDGDFKINYDFCDISIAVSGPKGLMVPVLRNAENMSFSGVEANIKDLATKVRDGKITVDEMTGGTFTITNGGTFGSMLSTPIINPPQSAILGMHNIIQRPVAVDGQVVIRPMMYVAMSYDHRIIDGKESVGFLVAVKEGIDNPVEILMGGDERKGLGL
- a CDS encoding 2-oxoglutarate dehydrogenase E1 component — protein: MDRFSFLNAAHSQLIEDLYQQYLKFPDSLEPSWKAFFQGFDFALENYGDDDNIQFIQAPANAAPAVQQISQAVTNGEVPEHIKKEFKVVNLIEAYRTRGHLFTKTNPVRERRHYTPTLDIENFGLSKEDLNTKFNCAVETGMKEPATLADLIKHLENIYCDSIGVEYTYINNVEEKDFIKKWLQVNENHASLSANEKTEILLKLNQAVAFENYLHTKFVGQKRFSLEGGESLIPALDQLISRSSQLGVDEVVLGMAHRGRLNVLSNIFGKSYKQIFSEFEGKEFEEDVFSGDVKYHLGSSKKIKTASGEEVCINLTPNPSHLETVAALVEGICRAKVDDKYKDYSKVLPIIIHGDGAIAGQGIAYEVAQMMTLEGYRTGGTVHIVVNNQVSFTTNFHDARSSTYCTDIAKVTESPVMHVNADDAEAVVHAIHFAADFRAKFGKDVYIDLLGYRKYGHNEGDEPRFTQPNLYKAISKHPNPREIYKDKLINDSVISNDIIKKMEVDFKALLDKDFDASKEIEKNVMDLFMAEDWVNYPIGKRGVTQLPVDTKYDLAKLKELALTMSTLPADKKFINKITRLFENRIKAINGNSLDWALGEWLAYATLLVEGHNVRISGEDVERGTFSHRHAVVKTEDTEEEYIPLRHVSESRFDVFNSHLSEYGVLGFDYGYAMASPNTLTIWEAQFGDFVNGAQIIVDQYLAAAEEKWKLQNGLVMLLPHGSEGQGAEHSSARLERFLTLCANENMVVANITSPANYFHLLRRQLKWAFRKPLIVMSPKSLLRHPKVVSPLEDFATGSFQPILDDPTADPKKVEKLVLCSGKLYFELLAKKEELNCENIALVRFEQLYPLQTDAIEAIFSKYENRTQLVWAQEEPENMGAWSYILRNFRDTGIQVVSPVPSGAPAPGSHKMFEKNQNAVINRVFDRDDAPAKRPVTA
- a CDS encoding SRPBCC domain-containing protein, which produces MRIFKIITVILLLLGGAYAASMYYFVDENKNFTVEKEIDYPVDKVFAQFNNLQSFTRWNNFFTSSQSMDIDYYTPYEGQGSAISYVDSKNDTDGEMFIRYENLNKTLKYQLFEDKNENPTLVDVKFKPVSAEKTKIIWYVHTPKLSVWRRVENFWTEDRFAENITKSMVNLKNALGNKVEKDNQMAAIKYDSLMVENEEDKLLLGINVSTSNKKDALYKNIVMNYNKVYNFVTMDLGKRDDEFGYPILMTDADNYKDKEVSYFLGIPLSKKIGVSDNNFNFRSVNPSQNYVMYYKGNYEGRIKAIQQLIQKAKKDEMRFGDIRQTFIERPMEGQVVNMKLSLSVYK
- a CDS encoding glucose-1-phosphate adenylyltransferase encodes the protein MNRNVISIVLGGGRGTRLFPLTFTRSKPAVPIAGKYRLVDIPISNCLNSGLNKILVLTQFNSASLNSHIKNSYHFDIFSKGFVDILAAEQNVENESWYQGTADAVRQSMKHLEKYDYDYILILSGDQLYQMDFREMLDFHIENGGDLTIATIPVNAKDATGFGILKSDDEGNITSFYEKPGYDTLEGLKSEVSDENKQKGKEFLASMGIYIFTKNILKKMFGEGAGDDFGKDIIPSSIGKYKTLSYQYEGYWTDIGTIESFYEANLDLCLDLPQFNLFSSSPIYTRARMLPPSKINGSYVSKAVFGDGCIIMADKIENSVIGNRTRIDKGSTIVNSYVMGADFYQNTTEIVMNDRSGRPNMGIGKYCYIEKAILDKNCYIGDNVKIIGGKHIPDGDYGTHSVQDGIVVVKKGAVLPPGTHIG
- a CDS encoding FEKKY domain-containing protein, encoding MTRVFPFLLIIIMLSSCKKEDDGLRDGYFWLYGAGLKDMYGEEATNAISEKWKIKWVDAGGCTTGYETLKEIADANKKTLAAITRKYGKDWEARYDKDIEEYAMKRADVMDVLIVNKLFRNKLRDYNVSFDDVNNEITALKDPGKYEVTVLNPELKYENKICFRVNVDTQSRTVDLIK